The segment TTTCTCTGTAATAAGAATACACTTCAACTGTCACATTGATCATCAGTGATAAAAACTAACTGTATTTGCTTGtattgatgaaaaaaaaaacccaaaacaacatgATTACAGAGATATAAAACTGAtgttttgtataaaaaaaaaaaagttacttgcCATAATAAAGTATAATTCCAGAGAAAAACTACTCAATTACAGTAACaagagtattttttatttatacctTTTCACCCCTGGACAAAGGTTAAATGTAATTATGGGTAAATGGTACAGTATTATATTGAGctaactaaaaataaacagtggtTCAGCCTCTCAGTGCCAGTAATATCTCTAGTAAATGAGGAATTCTGTTTTTCATTCTCCTGAAAGTGATTAATGGAAAACCTGGAACTTACATCACACAAAAATATGTAATGGGCTCCTGGTGCTGCGTAACATCTAATTGGAAATGTAATTGGTTTAGGCAACGCAAGGGATCTGCTCTCCTCTACTCCTGGATATCCATCACTGAGTAATCTAACACAAATATCACCCAGTTATATCTCTCCTATAAAATtataagcttgtgaaataaaatgacaagtAGATGTATAATATATGTACTCATATACAAGTATAATCTGTTTACTCTCAAGCTTCTGTAACTGTTTAGTTCCTGTGAAGTCTTTTCACGGAATGGAACCTCCTATTTTAAAAGTGCGGTTACAAAACACACAACTGCCATGACGATTAATGTGGTATCAGACAGTGAGCatctcatatacacacagagcCACGCAGTGACAAGTGTGAATTACAGGCGTGTTACAGGAGGTCCAGGAGCAAATCATTAGTCAGAGTAGATCTCTAACTAACCCCTCTTtgactgactctctctctcatttatgTCCATCACGCTAGATCGTCTTGCCTTCTTGAGATAGTGTACCACTTTCATTCGACAGTTAACAGCAGGTGGAAAGTATTCATATTCTGGGGCATTATTTCTATCTCCGGGTTGTTCTTTTCCCAGCGCATCACGGAGCTCACAGACTCACGACTTTGTTTCTGTCAACTGAATCTTGTACATGGGAGAAGCAGTCGTGGAATGAGGGAATCCCTGCAAATTAATCACAAATCACAaatgaatcattcattcattcatgtatttGTAGCAGTAATCGTTAGGTCTTATGTATCTCCTGCAAAAccacaaggttttttttttataataattactgATAATTACTGATCAAACTGAACAAACGTTAACATTAGCACACCGAACAGGAccaaagggagttgggttttagagccttgcggatctgggctggccgcTGCTGAGCGGCCAGtcggctcaggtcctggggatctcgtatggatctggaagaggagtcGGAGCCGGagatctcttgctctgtcttctggatCCAGTGCttcactggattttggagctcgtgttgcgactcctccttccgctatggaaagccaaaaattttattcaaaatTCCTCTgtgactccaaggagccagaagggtgtgccgAAAATGGTGCGCAGCTCTCgggcatataaagagctgcttgaaggtTTTTTCTtccaagtgaaaataaatctccttcacactgcagaaaactccccttttttttaCAGAAGCGCATGACGAAATATCACGGtgctggggaaaaccatacataagccatatttataaccccgcaATGTCGGATTATTCAACCATTGTGGGGAAAACTCCATTGCACACATCGGCAAATAAGTTCAAAGCAGATCATCTGGAAGGACTAAATTTGGTGCTAATGAAATAGACTGGACTCCACTCTGAGAACCATGGAACAGCAAAAAGGAACAAATGAAATGAGAGCAGCTGAATTCTAAATAACACATACTCTCGTTATCAGTAGAGTTAACTGGTCTAGGTTCCTAAACCATTCAAATCTATACTATTGTGTAGTGAATACATGTTACATGTATTTTACATGTCCTTCAGCTTCTTTACTATTGCTAGTACAATATTATACTCTAAGACGTGAAAAGGTATAGGCCTTAACAGCAACATGGAATAATCATAAGTTTCACGTTCAGTCAGTCAACTCAGTTTTAAATGACTTGAAAAACAAGATGAACAATTATTCAAACAATTATTCAATTACTCTAAACGTATACAGTCCTCTAGGGCTCAAACAGTACTCAATCATTCGAATCTAAACTGCCAAGACTCATACTGACCTCAGAAAACCTCTAAACCTTAAAACAAGGGACAGAAAACACCTAAAGGACAAACATAGGATCCTACAGTTGAACAATTGCACAGCGTTCAGCTTATTGCACGATGGATCTTGCGATTTTACTGGCTGATTTCACAAAGTCCAACTTTTATTGTTTACCTGCCAATAACGTAGAGTCTAGCATGAGCAaaatctcagtggaaccagTCTCAGCAAACAAAGTATGGTCTCATCTCTTACCTCAATACATGGATTGTGTATTCCCCATTGAGTTCTCCCTGGTGGATCTACCTTCCATTTGTTGATGAGGAATTTCCCAGATCCCAGAGTCTCTGTTTAGCACGCCTCAGACACTAGGGATCACTGTGGATTCCCAGTGGCAAAGGTAACCAATccactattcaattcaattcagttttatttgtatagtgcttttaaatatggacattgtcccaaagaagctttacagatataaatatatatatatatatatatataaattcaggatatagattttaaatgtattcatttctcCCTAAACAGCTTGCTCCCACTTCTTCTATGAGCACTTGGAACCAGCCTGTCCTTGCCTCACCTGAGAAATCCAGTTGGTGATCCTACAAAATGCCACGGTTTCCGACTGCAGTGCTCCTTGTATTTCTCTGCCCAAGAGTCCACTTCAGAAAACAAGATTGCACAGTTAATTTCCCTGCTCACAGACAAAGCTTTCACCTGACTACTGCAATATAGTCTCACAAAGGGTCATAACCACCACAGAGTATGCCCGGAGGAATGCACCAAGCAGCAGGTGGAATGAGTCTGTTttcatggagtttttttttttttcatggaagTCACCTATTCTCTATCTTGTGGCTTTATTTTCCCAAAAACTCACACATGATGACTGGGAATAGAGAATTCTTAGTAGTAAAACTGGCATTTGAAGAATGGCACGAGGCACGACGAAGCCAAACGCCCATTTACCATCTTCACTAATCACTGCCGTGTAGAATACATTAAAACTGCCAAACTCATCCCCAGACAAACCAGTTGGGCTCTAATCTTACCCAGGCTCCAAAGCACCATttagaccaaaacaaagaatttACTGATCACCACACCTGTGTTTGAACTAGGTTTGAAAGGGTGTAGGTCTCGTCAACCTCGATGGCAACTTGCATGCACATTCAAGGAGATCCATGATTCAGGATGATAAAGAGGAATATCTCACAGGATACCACATGGGATTCTGGGGCCCAGCTTATATTCTAGACCTTTTGCTCATCAGAGAATTTCATGCATGTTGTCCACACTGTCCTGCTCCACACCCCAGAGACAGACCTCACAAACACTCCTATTCAGCTTGTAATCCTGTGAGTACAATCTAATCAACGTAATGTACAATTTAATCACATGATAAAATAACATGAAATGAGTGGAATGTGCCGTCAGAGTGGAGATCGGACTCCTCCAAAAGATCAGAACTGCCGTCTGTTGAGCACCGCACCGTGCAATGCTAAAACAAAGTCATTTTTAACTGTAATTAAAATGCTTAACAGAATGTTGACTGCACCGCGCACATTGTCATTAATCATAACAATTAGAGTGGGCCTGCTTTCCTTTTCATCAGCTGAAAGGGTTTTGCTGTAGGCtagtttgtgtgtgaatgaaaaGATTTAATACAAATCTGATGAGGTAATGGACCATTCTGGCTATTTATTCTGTTAAAAGACTCACTTAAATAGAATTATTTTAAACATCATTCCAACCAGAGATTAATCTGACAGACTGTTATAATGCTTCACCTAATATGTTAAAAAGAAATCTTAGCTAAAACATGTGATTTGTCAGTTTTTTTCTGAAGCAGTGTTTTTTTCATTAGTCTGATGTTCCCTCACAATTTAACATCATAAACCTTTATAGCTCACACGATTCTttgtgatttcattttttttttctttttccaaataAACTTTTAAGTTTGAacactttttgtgtttatgttaagCATATACAGTTaaggccaaaagtttacatacacctaaaGATCTTCAATTTAGTTTTTCACCCAGAATTCCAGTGGGTCAAGTATTTACATTGACCAAGTTGAAGTCTCTTCAAACACTTCCAGAGATTATAATGTTTagaagcttctgattggccTACGGTCAACATTAGGAGTTAATCGTGAGTGCGTGTGGTTGTAAAAAGGCCTACCTTTAGAGAGAGTGATACTATGTAGAAAGACTCTAAAACGACCAGGTACCAAAGTATGTACATCCATCATTAAGAGAGTTCTATATCGTCAAAGGATTCAAAGAAGCCTCTCCTCCAAGACCAGCATGAAATAGCCAGCATCTTGTTGTGGGAGTGTTTTACTGGAAAAGGGACTGGCACCTTtcagggttgttgttgttgttgtttttcagttaACTGAAGCAAATTCTCAAGACATCAGCCATAAGGTTAAAACTTCATCACAACTGggttttccagcaggacaatgatcctaagcacattCTAAGAAAATTGCTCAAAGACAAAGTGAGAACATTGGAGTAGCCATCTCAAAGCCCTGGCCTGAATCCCAAATCTGTATTCTAGCTTGTTTTGAAATTACGTCTAATGGAAAGAACGTATATACCCTAACTGACTTAACACAGGAAATGTACAGTGCATTCAGAAACGTTATCAAACCCCTTCATTTTTTAtgataaaacactttaaatgaTTAATTCTCACATTCATCTTCACTCCATACTCCTTAATGACAAAGCAAAAACCAGCTTTGTGAGAACTTTGTACATctattaaaaatacacacacaataaaacccCCGAAATATCACGTTGATGATCCAATCAAACTgaagaaacatctcaaggatgatccaGAGAAATGGGATGCACCTGAGCTGAACGTCAAGTGTCATAGCgaagggtgtgaatacttatgtttATGTGATATTTCAGTTTGATCTTTTTAAGAAATCTGCATAGTTATCACAAATCTGGTTTTGCTTTGTTATTATTGGGTATAGAGATAGACGTGATAACATTTTTTAAGCATGTTAGCATAAGCCtgcaacataacaaaatgtgaaataaaatgaaggCGTCTGAAAACTTCCTGAATGCACCGTGTGGTGATATTGTGTAAAACTGAGTGTGAATGCCTTTAGCCTTGGTGCCTGTAAATATTTGCCCTCAGCTTTAGACTGGCAAAGTTCCTGAAATATCTCTTTTTTATCTGTTGTAACTAtggaaacgtgtgtgtgtgggcatgctACAGTAAACAACTGGGATTTGTGATGACAATACTGTGCATACTGTGTGCTGTGAACTGGAGTGAATTACGCCACAGTTAGGCTTACCGAGCTGGCAAAAGAGCAAACCTCTTGAGTGACAACCTTTCAATTTGTTGTCCTCTTTATGTCATCGTTCATGTTCTTTGAAGTAACTGCTGGCATTTGAGGTTTCTTTTAAAGCCCTTGTCCACCGTGTTTGACCCTGGCCAACAGGTAATTCCAGAACTTTATATAGAATGAAATCATATAGAATGAGATTCCTCAACTTCAAAATCTGAAAGGTTTACCCAGGCCGccacacactgaaaaacatAAATTTACTCAAGAAAAGTGTGTTACACAGAACAATATTGGACAATTTAACGAACAATATTTTAAGTAAGCATTATAGCTaaactcccccagtccaaagacacgcatggtagtctgattggcgtgtctaaactgtccgtagtatatgaatgggtgtgtgagtgtgtgtgtgattgtgccctgtgatggactcgcaccctgtccagggtgtaccccgccttgtgccccatgctccctgggatagactccaggttccccgtgaccctgaaaaggagtaagcggtatagaagatggatggatggatggaaatatcCTGGCATAAGCatatggatgtttttttgttgttgttatttgtttttgtttatttttattgccaGTAGTCAGAGTAGGCTATGTTTGCAGAGTTCCAAgaggtaaaaataataataataataataataataataataataataataataataataaaaataaaaaaaaacctggacaGCGGTTGTCGGGGATAGGTGATGCGCATGCGCACAAGCCTCACATATCCAAACACAAGCGCTCCACGGAGACGCGCTCTGGACACGCACCTGAACTAAAGTGCTCTGTGCTCTACCATCCACCTGCGGAGTCTGCGAGTCTGAAAGTACCTCGGAGAGCTGGTAAAATGCGCAAAGTAAAGTAGATATGAACAACAAAAGGAACTAAAACAAATCACCAAGAGGATTAAATAGTAAAACAGTACCCGGAAGTTCTACCATGTCTTTAGAGGAAATGTTGACCTCCATCGCAGAGGAAAAGACCGCGTCCAATGAGTCGTGGGAGAACCGGAGCTCACCGGACGCGCGCGAGGAGTTGTTTTGGCACGCTGGAGTCGCGATCGCAACCGCGTACGCGCTGATCATCGTAGTGGGTCTTATAGGCAACCTGACGCTCATCCGCACATTCTGCGCCGTCAAGTCCATGCGCAACGTCCCCAACTTGTTCCTGTGCAGCCTTGCGTTCGGCGATGTGCTGCTGCTTGTTACGTGCGCGCCCGTGGACGCCAGCCGGTACCTGTCCGACGAATGGCTCTTCGGTAGAACAGGATGCAAACTGATCCCGTTTATCCAGCTCACGTCCGTCGGTGTGTCAGTATTCACCCTCACCACTCTGGCAGCCGACAGGTAAGGACTTAGGGGCTTGATTTAGAATACATCCATGTTCAGTTCTTCAAACAAGTCCAGAGCGTCACGCACTGCGATGTCTGAAATAAATGATCCTCAAATAAATGTACTAAATATACtcaaataaatgtcacctgGATTATGCATCAGTTTATAACGAGCATGAACTTTATTAAATTTACATAATGTACATTATAACCAGGTGTCCTGAAAGTAACAAGgtaaaataaagatttaaaaagaCAGGTGATTGTGGTCAttcccagtccagggtgtcccgagtcccctaggataggctccaggctccatagaataagcagtacagaaaatgtatgaatggATAGATTATTAATTTTAGTCATTTACTTAGTCATATCATCCTAATCTGCACTTCTCCAATCAAGCGTGTGAACGATTTGTTTATTTCAATAAATAGTGTCCATTTCACTACAAATATTTTACACTACACCTAATTCCACAACGCATGAAACCGAACAGAAATAATATACAAAAGACAATTAGTGACATATAGAAATGCTGTCCCTAGAGTCTATTCCTTGGAGAAAACACTAACTGTCTTCCATAATGTTTAGTTTTGTGAACTGGGACTACAGATGTTCAGTAGTGGTCAAATCCAGAAACTGAGATCATCGCTGTAAAACCGTGTCCCTTTTAAGCATTTCTCTGTGCGTGTGAATGTATATTTGGGCAattcttttaaaatgtgatAGAATTATAACGATCTAGCACAAACGTCCGGTCATTTGGCCGAAATATCTTGGTACTCAATGGAATTCATGATGTCTTCAcaagagcctttttttttttttttacaggttgGTATATCTTGCTTGTCAACCTGCACACATTGCAAAAAGAAGTCATTAATAGTCTGCCGTCAGTGTTTGTTAATTAATGGGCACCATTCTGTGAGCAATATGTATACATATCCGCTTATGTTTATACACTGGAAAATTGTCGTCTGAGTTAGTCCAAACCATGTGTGTGGTCCCTGTCTTCTGGAACAGAATGAACCCCCCCGACTTGATGGAATTAAGGAGACTAATGTCATGCTTGGCTTCAGCATGAGAAGTGATATTTAGTCGTGTGCTTACAGATGCCCGCTTTGTAAAGCACTGTCTGATTGCATTGGATTGAACTGGATTGTATCGTATTGTGTTGTATGCTATGagtcattcctttttttttctttcttcatatttaaaaaaaaaaaaaaagtttatttatgaGCCAAACTACAGATATATTTGGTTAAAACAGCCACACAGTGATCTATATCGACATTTTATAATCTCCCGTATATGACAGATCCCTtcctgtaaaacaaaacaaacaaaaaggattAGGTAATAATTTCACAGCATGACGGCACTGATGCAAATTCTGTTGATTGTAAGTGCTCTAACGATCACCCTACATGGAGAGATGATTTGATGCTGGGTTTCAAGGAAACACAGCTGTTTTTGAGCACAGGTGATGGATTGCGATTAACGCTAAGATGTTTTACAGCTGATCATCATTACGAGAGCTTTAATACTAACTACTTACAATACATTAGCACATATTCAGTATTCCTGGAGTACTGTAGTATAATCATCACTGGCAGTTTGGCACAAAATCACTTGCTACCTCTTGTGTTCCCTTTATGTCAGTGCCTGAAAGCCTAATAAATCAAGTGTAAAATGTTCCATTATTGGAGCAGCCTTGTGATGTAGCAGCGGCCATCAGCGTAGCAGTTCTTACAATAAAAGGTAAAAGCCTTCACACTCAAAGGAAGCTATCAGAGGAAGCATTTATACCTCATCCAAACCAATTTCTCTTAGAAATGCTTGTAATTAAGAGATTTTGAAGCAGCGGAGTTGGTcttaattataatattaataataatactaatagaAAAGACAGGTCTGTTCTGCCATGCCACGATGTGAAATGAACACTTAGATACGCATTATTCGATGCTACTGAGTAGTGTTTCTTTGTGATGCTTGGAATAGATtaaagtagtaatagtagtaataataataatcacattcTCATGTAGATGCTCACACAGTCAGAGTTATTGCTTCGGAATACCATATGatctattttaaaaatccatataAATTCCCGTATaccaaacattttatttattacatgtacGGTATCATTTACGTAGCATTCCTATAATATAtgcattatttctttattactttctTGTAACAGTACTGTAAAATTCTCCTTCTGTTTCAGATATAAAGCCATTGTGAAACCCATGGATATCCCAACGTCCCACGCCACAGCTAAGATCTGTTTGAAAGCTTCTGCTATTTGGCTCTTGTCCATGGTTCTGGCCATCCCCGAAGCCATTTTCTCTGACCTGCATACCTTTCACCTCACACAGACCAATGAAACCTTTAAAACATGCGCCCCATATCCCCACGCAGGAGACCTGCACCCCAAAATCCACTCCATGGCGTCTTTTCTTATATTCTATGTAATCCCCCTTTTCATCATTTCTGTGTACTACTTCTTCATCGCTAGGAGCCTGATTAGGAGCACAATTAACTTGCCAGTCGAGGGGAAGATGCCCATTAGGAGACAGGTGAGAAGCTACAAACACATCAcgtaattaaatgaatcatttcgCGACAGCAATTTCTTAGAAACCTGAAACACCCGAGCACATGAAACAGTCTTGAATAAAACTCTCACTGTATACACATCACATATTTCACATCGCATCACCAAGGTTTAAAAGCCCACTTCAAAGACCATTACATTTAGTGCCAGTAGAGCAAGTGCATATATTTGTGCAATACcaaaatgct is part of the Ictalurus punctatus breed USDA103 chromosome 27, Coco_2.0, whole genome shotgun sequence genome and harbors:
- the grpr gene encoding gastrin-releasing peptide receptor, whose translation is MSLEEMLTSIAEEKTASNESWENRSSPDAREELFWHAGVAIATAYALIIVVGLIGNLTLIRTFCAVKSMRNVPNLFLCSLAFGDVLLLVTCAPVDASRYLSDEWLFGRTGCKLIPFIQLTSVGVSVFTLTTLAADRYKAIVKPMDIPTSHATAKICLKASAIWLLSMVLAIPEAIFSDLHTFHLTQTNETFKTCAPYPHAGDLHPKIHSMASFLIFYVIPLFIISVYYFFIARSLIRSTINLPVEGKMPIRRQMESRKRLAKMVLVFVGLFAICWLPSHVIYLYRSYHYSEVDTSMLHFVTSVAARILAFTNSCVNPFALYLLSKSFQKQFNKHICCCCPPLPLHLHSVVRSNTRMSSLKSTQNHTVASFSLINANHGCHEGSV